A region of Paenibacillus thiaminolyticus DNA encodes the following proteins:
- the dhaK gene encoding dihydroxyacetone kinase subunit DhaK yields MKKIINKPETLVREMCSGLVLAHPELEFISKYKIVKKRELNGEKVTLISGGGSGHEPAHAGFVGQGMLDVAVCGDVFASPSQIQVYQAIKASASKKGTLLIIKNYSGDIMNFKNAAHLAEEDGIKVDYVKVDDDIAVEDSLYTVGRRGVAGTVFVHKIAGAAAEAGLELADVKAVAQHAIDRTRSIGFALTSCTVPAKGTPTFELGEDEIEYGVGIHGEPGIRREKMQSADELAKKMVADLFRDMKLDDGSADELAVLVNGFGGSPLQELYLLANAVVREIRSRGVSIFKVFVGNYMTSIDMAGASVSLMRLDEQLKPFLEADCDTPALQVSGPFAPLAVQEEAAETAEKQAVSYRCETDPAYAKIEGNVFSLNNLIYLTDKMSEIIIENEVPFCELDSHAGDGDFGMSVAKGFKQLKREWHEILAHHAGNIGEFFHACSLVIMEHCGGASGPIWGSAFRAAGKYAGDRTELTVPEFAGMMQAVVKGIQDTGERSFGRGAVVGDKTLIDALAPFADAWERSAVAGDEVKTAATAAAEAAVQGAKHTETIVARMGRAGTVGERSLGYPDAGAYALGVIFTELARVME; encoded by the coding sequence GTGAAGAAGATTATCAATAAGCCGGAGACACTTGTCCGGGAAATGTGCAGCGGCCTGGTGCTTGCTCATCCGGAGCTGGAATTCATCAGCAAGTACAAGATCGTGAAGAAGAGAGAGCTGAACGGGGAAAAGGTCACCTTGATCAGCGGCGGAGGAAGCGGCCATGAGCCGGCGCATGCCGGCTTCGTCGGGCAAGGGATGCTCGATGTGGCGGTGTGCGGCGATGTGTTCGCCTCCCCGTCCCAGATTCAGGTCTATCAAGCGATCAAGGCTTCCGCCAGCAAAAAGGGCACGCTGCTCATCATCAAAAATTATAGCGGCGACATTATGAACTTCAAAAATGCGGCCCATCTCGCGGAAGAAGACGGCATCAAGGTCGATTATGTGAAAGTGGACGACGACATCGCGGTGGAGGACAGTCTGTATACGGTCGGCCGCCGAGGCGTGGCCGGAACGGTGTTCGTGCATAAGATCGCCGGCGCTGCCGCCGAAGCGGGCCTGGAATTGGCGGATGTGAAGGCTGTCGCCCAACACGCGATCGACCGGACGAGAAGCATCGGCTTCGCCCTCACGTCCTGCACCGTCCCGGCCAAAGGGACGCCGACCTTCGAGCTGGGCGAGGATGAAATCGAGTACGGCGTCGGCATTCACGGCGAGCCCGGCATTCGCAGGGAGAAGATGCAGTCGGCGGATGAGCTGGCGAAGAAAATGGTGGCGGATCTGTTCCGCGATATGAAGCTGGATGATGGCTCCGCTGATGAGCTTGCGGTGCTGGTGAACGGGTTCGGCGGCTCGCCGCTGCAGGAGTTGTATCTGCTCGCTAACGCGGTCGTGCGGGAAATCCGCAGTCGTGGAGTCTCCATTTTTAAGGTCTTCGTCGGCAACTATATGACGAGCATCGATATGGCCGGGGCTTCCGTGTCTTTGATGCGGCTGGATGAGCAGTTGAAGCCGTTTTTGGAGGCGGACTGCGATACGCCGGCGCTGCAGGTCAGCGGGCCGTTCGCGCCGCTGGCTGTCCAGGAGGAGGCAGCGGAGACGGCGGAGAAGCAAGCGGTGTCTTATCGCTGCGAGACGGATCCTGCCTATGCGAAGATTGAGGGGAATGTGTTCTCGCTGAACAACTTGATCTATCTTACCGACAAGATGAGCGAGATTATTATCGAGAATGAAGTGCCCTTCTGCGAGCTCGATTCGCATGCCGGGGACGGCGACTTCGGCATGAGCGTCGCGAAAGGCTTCAAGCAATTGAAGCGCGAATGGCATGAGATTCTGGCGCATCACGCCGGGAATATCGGCGAGTTCTTCCATGCTTGCTCCCTGGTCATTATGGAGCATTGCGGCGGCGCTTCCGGGCCGATCTGGGGCTCGGCGTTCCGGGCGGCCGGGAAATATGCCGGGGACCGCACCGAATTGACGGTCCCTGAATTCGCGGGGATGATGCAGGCGGTGGTCAAAGGGATTCAGGACACCGGCGAACGCTCCTTCGGCCGCGGTGCTGTCGTCGGCGACAAGACGCTGATCGACGCGCTGGCTCCGTTCGCGGACGCCTGGGAGCGGAGCGCCGTAGCGGGCGACGAGGTGAAGACGGCAGCGACCGCAGCGGCGGAAGCTGCCGTCCAAGGCGCGAAGCATACGGAGACGATCGTCGCCCGTATGGGCCGGGCAGGCACGGTTGGCGAGCGCAGCCTCGGCTACCCGGACGCCGGCGCCTATGCGCTCGGCGTGATTTTCACGGAGTTGGCGCGGGTGATGGAGTAG
- a CDS encoding helix-turn-helix domain-containing protein, with the protein MCLIKCNIRVLMAEHRIDDITELMTRSGLSRNSINKLYKEINIETTKLETLFKLCDTFGCKLSDLIEYTPDN; encoded by the coding sequence ATCTGTTTGATAAAGTGTAATATCAGAGTTTTAATGGCTGAGCACCGAATAGATGATATAACAGAGTTAATGACCAGATCTGGACTGAGTAGAAATTCAATTAACAAACTGTATAAAGAAATAAATATTGAGACAACAAAATTAGAAACATTATTTAAACTGTGCGATACATTTGGATGCAAACTATCAGATTTAATTGAATACACGCCTGATAATTAA